Proteins encoded by one window of Arachis ipaensis cultivar K30076 chromosome B04, Araip1.1, whole genome shotgun sequence:
- the LOC110270888 gene encoding putative E3 ubiquitin-protein ligase LIN isoform X1, whose product MSSLKNHNNNNNWHSPMASSFAELLPSDDGASHKKKLSLPSYICHDPRSVASSKHKSEKSTVRSGSSSSQFKRPGSASERSNSRSLVAEDSRMDEVAIGAVMKILSGYIGRYVKGELFRRKIRERCSSVMERRRREDSNDEVFENLEMGMGKVDKLVEDHGRMRQVMLIKSLKNSIEILTIIVASSLNAKDSHLSACAQIYLAIAYKMLKKERVSSKHLLQVFCDSPSMDRTYLIPDLWEHLFLPHLLHLKIWYNKEIESLLNMVITKGK is encoded by the exons atgtcATCATTGAAaaaccataataataataataattggcaTTCACCAATGGCTTCTTCCTTTGCTGAACTTCTTCCCTCAGATGATGGAGCCTCACACAAGAAGAAGCTATCACTTCCTTCATACATATGTCATGATCCTAGAAGTGTTGCTTCATCAAAGCACAAGTCAGAGAAATCCACT GTAAGAAGTGGCTCTTCTTCATCTCAGTTCAAGAGGCCTGGTTCAGCTTCTGAGAGATCAAACTCTAGGTCTCTGGTGGCAGAAGATTCAAGAATGGATGAAGTTGCTATTGGAGCAGTGATGAAAATCCTCAGTGGCTACATTGGAAGATATGTAAAAGGTGAACTTTTCAGGAGAAAAATCAGGGAAAGATGCAGTTCTGTgatggagagaagaagaagagaggactCAAATGATGAGGTTTTTGAGAATTTGGAAATGGGCATGGGGAAAGTTGATAAATTGGTAGAAGATCATGGAAGAATGAGGCAAGTTATGTTGATCAAAAGCTTGAAGAATTCCATTGAGATATTAACCATAATAGTTGCTTCCTCTTTGAATGCTAAAGATTCTCATCTTTCTGCTTGTGCTCAAATTTACTTGGCAATAGCTTATAAGATGTTGAAGAAAGAGAGAGTTTCCTCAAAGCATTTACTTCAAGTGTTTTGTGATTCTCCTAGTATGGATAGAACATACCTGATTCCTGATCTTTGGGAGCACTTGTTTCTTCCCCATCTTCTCCATCTCAAAATTTGGTATAACAAGGAGATTGAGTCTCTTTTAAACATGGTGATAACAAAAGGAAAATGA
- the LOC110270888 gene encoding uncharacterized protein LOC110270888 isoform X2, producing the protein MKVLSKVYNEKMDAGTSLFALYYKQWLKVGATEPSLPVVSLPSMPSCRSSSRRKSSDSLVSNSSINPDLYKAVFGPKLEQQPTGPDEQKGAIVIYKGSEINDKIYGDEYRSSSQRERDVYMGRSSIQDDKNHGQLWSESQRLDYFQCFSCRNIPTEGLENSNYRSKNIASIKRGGINSLPRN; encoded by the exons ATGAAGGTGTTGAGCAAAGTCTACAATGAAAAAATGGATGCTGGAACTAGTCTCTTTGCTTTGTACTACAAGCAATGGCTGAAAGTTGGGGCCACAGAGCCTTCTCTTCCGGTTGTATCATTGCCATCAATGCCAAGTTGCAGATCATCATCAAGAAGAAAATCTTCAGATTCTTTGGTTTCAAATTCCTCAATCAATCCAGACTT ATATAAGGCAGTGTTTGGCCCCAAACTGGAGCAGCAACCTACTGGTCCGGATGAACAAAAAGGAGCCATTGTAATTTATAAGGGCTcagagattaatgataaaatttATGGAGATGAATACAGGAGTTCATCTCAG AGAGAAAGAGATGTATATATGGGAAGATCATCAATCCAAGATGACAAGAATCATGGTCAATTATGGTCCGAGTCCCAGAGATTGGACTATTTCCAGTGCTTTTCTTGCAGGAACATACCTACAGAAGGATTGGAAAACAGCAACTACAGATCCAAGAACATTGCTTCAATCAAAAGGGGAGGAATAAATTCTCTTCCAAGGAATTAG
- the LOC107638798 gene encoding 60S ribosomal protein L9 — MKTILSSETMNIPEGVSIKVHAKVIEVEGPRGKLVRDFKHLNLDFQLIKDGNGQKKLKIDAWFGSRKTSAAIRTALSHVENLITGVTKGYRYKMRFVYAHFPINASISNNNSSIEIRNFLGEKKVRKVDMLDGVSVVRSEKVKDELVLDGNDIELVSRSCALINQKCHVKNKDIRKFLDGIYVSEKGTIVEE, encoded by the exons ATGAAGACTATTCTCTCATCTGAGACCATGAACATCCCCGAAGGCGTGAGCATCAAGGTTCACGCTAAGGTCATTGAAGTGGAAGGTCCTAGGGGGAAGCTTGTACGTGATTTCAAGCATCTCAACCTTGATTTCCAGCTCATCAAGGACGGAAATGGCCAGAAGAAGCTCAAGATCGACGCCTGGTTTGGCTCTCGCAAGACTTCCGCCGCCATCCGCACTGCCCTCAGCCATGTTGAGAACCTCATCACCGGCGTCACTAAGGGATACCGTTATAAGATGAGGTTCGTCTATGCTCACTTTCCTATTAACGCCAGCATTTCTAACAACAACTCCTCCATCGAGATCCGCAATTTTCTTGGCGAGAAGAAG GTGAGGAAAGTAGACATGCTTGACGGAGTATCTGTGGTTCGATCCGAAAAGGTTAAGGATGAGCTTGTTTTGGATGGAAATGACATTGAGCTCGTATCAAGGTCATGCGCCCTCATTAACCAG AAATGTCATGTTAAGAACAAGGATATTAGGAAGTTCCTTGACGGTATCTATGTCAGCGAGAAGGGAACAATCGTTGAAGAGTAG